ACTCTCCATTTTCATGACGATCCTGCAAAGATAAATGGTAAGGATCGTCAAACACCAGAACAGCTTCTTCAAAGCGGATCCCATGCTTAATGAGATTGCTTTTCGCTTTGTTGGTATCCCATTCAAACTCCGTTGGCATAGTGTACCCTTCCCTTATTGTATATACAAAAAAGCATATACAAAACGTTCGTAAATTGAACCGGTCGACATCGTTCAATTTCAATATCTGAAGGCGCATTCCAGAAGCTGAAACGCGGAGGTCCTTCTCCTTCTTTGCACTTTCCCCCCGCTTCCCTCTATCCTTAACCCATGGAAAAAATAGCTGAACTCAAACGCGCCAAGCTGCTGGCGCTGTCGCTGCTGCTGATTGCCGCCGCGGCGTTTATCACCACCCTGTTCCTGCCGCAGACCTTCTGGGTGCGCGGCGTGAAGGCCATTGCCGAGGCGGCGATGGTCGGCGCGCTGGCAGACTGGTTTGCCGTGGTTGCGCTTTTCCGCCGGGTGCCCATTCCGTTTATCTCGCGCCATACGGCGATTATCCCGCGCAATAAAGACCGGATCGGCGACAATCTCGGCCAGTTTGTGCAGGAGAAGTTTCTTGATACCCAGTCGCTGGTGGCACTCATCCGCCGCTATGAACCTGCGCAGATGATCGGCGCCTGGTTCAGCAAACCGGACAACGCTCAGCGCGTCGGGCTGCACTTGATGCAGGTGATGAGCGGTTTTCTCGAACTCACCGACGACGGGCGTATTCAGCGGCTGCTCAAACGGGCGGTGCATAAGGCCATCGACAAGGTCGATTTCACCGAAACCAGCGCCGTTATGCTGGAGAGCATGACCAAAAACAACCGCCACCAGGTGCTGCTGGATGCGATCATCAACCGTCTGATTACCCTGATTCAGCGGGAGAGCACGCGGGACTTTATTGCCGATCAGATTGTCCACTGGCTGAAGACCGAACATCCGCGCAAGGCGATGGTGCTGCCCACCGAGTGGCTGGGCGATCAAAGCGCGGAGATGGTGTCGAACGCGGTGAACGCGCTGCTGGACGATATCAGCCACGACCGCACGCACCAGATCCGCCAGGCGTTCGACCGCGCCACGCTGAAGCTTATCGACAACCTGAAAAACGATCCGGAAATGGCGGCGAAAGCCGACAACATCAAGCACTACCTGAAAAACGATGAGGCGTTTAACCGATATCTGGGAGAGATGTGGGCCGACCTGCGCCAGTGGCTGAAAGCGGATATGCAAAGCGAGGATTCGCGCGTGAAGCAGCGCATCGCCAACGCCGGGCTGTGGTTTGGCGAAACGCTGTCTAACGACGCCAGCCTGCGGGCGTCGCTGAACGAACATCTGGAGCAGGCCGCACACCGCCTCGCACCGGATTTCGCGGCGTTTCTGACGCGCCACATCAGCGACACGGTCAAAAGCTGGGACGCCAAAGACATGTCCCGCCAGATTGAGCTTAACATCGGTAAAGATCTGCAGTTCATCCGCGTCAACGGCACGCTGGTCGGCGGGACGATTGGCCTGATCCTGTTTTTACTCTCGCAGCTGCCTGCCGTGCTGGGGCATTAATCTACTTTGGGCGGCGCGATGACGTAGCGCGTCGCCTCGAAGCGGTTGAGGATCAGGTGCACCAGAAAGACCATCGTCAGCGTTGCGACCAGCGAAAAGGTGACGGAGGTGATGCGGTACAGATCGCTGAACACCAGGTCAGTGTCCGGGTGCATGTTCTGCCCGAACATAATGCCGATGGTCGTGATGCTGGAAAATCCCACGCCCGCGCCCACCTTTTCCATCACGTGCAGGCGCGCGCCAAACGCCAGCCCGAGGCCGATCAGCGGCATCATCAATAGCATATGGCTGCTGTGATCGTAGAGAATCAGCTGCACCACCAGAATGTAGAGACAGCCCAGCACCACGCCGACCACGCGCCAGATCGAGCTCATCACCGAACCGCGGTAGTGCATGGGGAACAGAATTAAAATCCCCGCCATTAGCGCCGAAAGCGAATCGCTTAAGTCGCTGATCTGAAACACCACGAATATCAGCGTCGCGACGGTGCCGGAGAGCAGCGACTCGTGGCGCACGCGGGCGTCGTCTTTCTCAATCAGCGGCGGCGGCCTGCGGGGCTCCACGTCCGGCAGGAGATAGTTCATCAGCGCGCTCAGGCACACCGCCATGATGCTCGCTTCGATGTTGGAAAACAGCAGCGTGTGCCAGTTGGTCGTGGGGTAGCTCATAAAATTGAGCATCACGCTCTGGCACACCACGCCCATTGAGCCAAACAGGAACAGCGGCCCCTTGCTCATAAAGCGAAAACGCATCACGTACAGGGCAAACACCACCAGCGTCATGATGACCGGCCATTGCGACAGATAGCCGATAATGAAGATCATTTCGACGCAGTTTAGTGCGGCGCTGAAGATAAACTGCTTCGCCACGTGGCGGTTAAACACCGGCACCAGCGACAGCAGCATGATCGGATAGACCACGAAAAATACGCCGTAGCTGGTGTTGTAGAAGCTGGAGATGCTGAGCGCAATCATCCCGGCGAAGACGATGCGCAGGGTCTGGCGAAAGTCGTTTGCCGTATAGACGATGTTGCCGTGCGGGGTAAATACCCGCGCCAGGGTGCTAATAGACATAGTGAAGCAGGCTCACCAGGTGGATCTGCATCCCGGAGAAAAAGCGCGCAAACGGCCCTTCGCTGTTGTAGAGCTGCACGGTCGCGCGGGCGCCGGTCGGCAGATGCTTTGGCAGCGCTTCATCCAGCGTCACGTGAATACGCATGCGTTGGGCATCGCGCACCCAGCGGTTGGAGGTTTCCGGCTCGGAGAGTTGACCGTTCACGGCCTCCTGACCTGCCAGTATCCCCGCGTCGCTGCTGGTCACGTGGGCGCGGAAAACGTGCCCCGGGAAGGCGTCGAACACCACGGCGGCGTCGGTGCCCTGATGGGTGTGGCGCAGGCTTTTTTCGCGAAAATCGGCGACGATATCGGTCTGGTTGTTCACCAGCGCCAGCGCGGCTGAACCCGAGGAAGCGTAAAAGCCCGGGCTTAACTGCAGGTTACTGACCGTGCCGTCCGCCTGGGCGTAGACCTTCGTCCAGCCGAGGTTAAGCTCCGCGTCATCCAGCGCGTTACGGTATTTTTGCAGCGTCACGTTGCGATGCTCGTCCCGCTCGCCGCGCTGAATGCGCAGGTTATGGATATTGGCCTGGATAGAGCTGACGGACTGCTCGCTGCTCTGCCAGGCGGTTCGGACCTTATCCAGATCCGCCTGCGAGACGTTCTGCAGCGTGCTCAGCTTCTGGTAGCGATCGAAGGTCACTTTATCGTTACGCGCGGTCAGCACGGCGGTTTTCAGGCTGGCCTGCGCGGCAGCGATCTGCGCATCCAGCTGTTCGTTGGAAAGGCGTGCCTGCTCAAGCGCGATTTGCGCCGCTTCCACTTTATTGCGAAACGGCGTGTCGTCGAGCTCAAACAGCAGATCGCCTTTTTTCACCTGGCTGTTGTTGTGGACATGTACCGCCGCCACGTAGCCGGAGACGCGCGGAGAAACCGGCGTCACCACGCGCATCACGGTGGAGTCCGGCGTCAGCGGGATCCAGATATCCGCGACGATAAAGTAGACAAACATCAGCAGGAAAGAGGCAATACTCACCCTTACCCAGCGGGCAAACTTTTGTTCAGGGGTCATTATTTTTCGGTCTTGTTATCTTCTTCGCGGATTGTCCGCAAATTGCAGGCGAATTGATTCAGGGTGGCGCTGAAAATGTCGATATGTTCCGGCGCGATGTTTTGCGATACGCGCGCCTGATAGGTCTCAATCACCCGAGTGAGCCTTTGTAATAGGGCTTTTCCCTCAGGCGTCAGCGTCAGAAGCCGGATGCGCTTGTCATAAGGCGATACGGAGCGCAGCAGGTAACCCTGCTTTTCCAGCTGTGTCAGGGTGCGCATCAGCGGCGGCAGTTCAATGCCCTGCACCTCCGCCAGCTCACTCACGGAGACGTTATCCCCGAGCTGATGAAGCTGCATCATCACCGTCCAGCTCGACTGGGTTAACCCGGTATCGAGAATGGCGTCGTCGATTACCGCACGCCACTGGCGCACGATCATCGCCATCCGCATGCCCATCGGCCTGCGGCTAAACAGTTCTTCTTCGCTCATGGGGAAACCTCTCGTCACACGCGGTAACGATAATAGTTATCAGGGTAAGTATCAAGAAACGAGAGGTAAAAGAGCAGGAATTGCGAAACGACGTCTCCCTCTCCCCGTGGGAGAGGGTCGGGGTGAGGGCACCAGCCCGCAGCAGAGTTTAGCGGCTAAAAAGTCTCTGAACGGCACTTTTCCCCGAAGCCGTCACCACCACCTCCCTGTACCCCGCCACCCGCTGGATCCACCCTTTGCTTTCCAGATGAATGAGCAGCGCCGCGCCCGCCTCACCGCCAAGATGAAACCGCCGCTCGCTCCAGTCCAGGCAGGTGATCAATTGCCCTTCCACCAGCCGGGCGAGATGCCCGCTGGCCGTCGACGGCGCAACGTCCGCCGCCGCGCTCAGCTCAGTGGCTGTCCACGCCCGCCCGTCCATCAGCGCGCACAGCATCTTTACACGCGACGGATCGGCCATTGCGGCAGCCACCAGGAAAGGGACAGGATTTTGCCGTCGGTCGTCAGGCTCTGAAAACGTTCGATATCAATGAAGCCGTCGATGTCCGCCAGCAGAGGTTTGAGTTCGGCAGCGAGCTGCAGGTAGCGCGCCTGATGGGCGGGCGCGGCTTTGGCTTCGAAAATGACTGCAATCATGATGGTCTCTCCGTAGTGATGTTGGGGAGATAATGCAGGGTAGAGAGGAACGATGCTTCGGCAAAGAGCGAAGTGTTGTGCCGGATGGCGCTGCGCTTATCCGGCCTGTGGGATGATGTAGGCCCGGTAAGCGCAGCGCCACCGGGCAGGTTTTAGCTTAGAATCGACCTGGGCTCCATAAACGCCCGAATTCCCCACTCGCCCATCTCGCGCCCCACGCCGGAGTGCTTAAACCCGCCGAACGGCGCCTTCGGCTCATGAGCAAGGGTATTCACCAGCACGCGACCGGAAACAATCTGCTGCGCCACGCGTCGCGCGCGGTTCGCATCGCCGCCCAGCACCATCGCGCTCAGTCCGTAGTCGGTATCATTTGCAATCGCGATCGCCTCCCCCTCGTCACGATAAGGGATCGCGCACAGCACCGGGCCGAAAATCTCATCACGGGCGACCGTCATCTGGTTGTTCACGTCGGCAAACAGCGTAGGGCGCACAAACCAGCCGTCTCGCGTGCCGTCTGGTCTCCCTTCACCACCCGCCAGCAGGCGCGCGCCCTCTTCGATTCCTTTACGGATATAGCCCTGCACCCGCTGCCACTGCTTTTCGCTGACCATCGGGCCGACGTCCGTCGCGCTATCGCGCGGATCGCCCGATTTCACCGCCGCCACGGCCTGCGCCAATGCGGCTTCGATCTCCGCCTTGCGCGCCTGCGGCACCAGAATGCGCGTTCCGGCCACGCACGCCTGCCCGCTGTTCATAAATCCGGCCTGAATCACCAGCGGGATCGCCTGCGCCAGATCCACATCATCCAGCAGGATCGTCGGCGATTTACCGCCTAACTCCAGGGTAACGCGCTTAAAGCTCTCCGCCGCGTTGCGCAGGATCGCCTTGCCGGTATTCGTCGAGCCGGTAAACGAGATTTTTGCCACGTCCGGATGACGGCTGATGGTTTCACCGACGGTTTCGCCGCGTCCGGTGACGATGTTAAACACGCCCGGCGGCAGCGCGGCATCGCGCAGCGCTTCGGTGACAATCCGGGTTTGCAGGGCGCTCATTTCGCTCGGCTTGATGACTGCCGTACAGCCCGCAGCCAGCGCGGCCGCCAGCTTGCCGCAGATAAACCCCGCGTCGCTGTTCCACGGCGTGATGAGCCCGGCCACGCCAAGCGGCGTCATCTGCACCGTCGCTGCGCCTGCGGGGGTGATAAATTCAAACGCCTCCAGCGCCTCAATGGCCTGAGCAATCACCTCCGCCGGATAGCTAGCCATCCACGCAGAGCGCGAGGCGGGCGCGCCGTACTCTTCAATGACCGCTTCCAGCAGATCGTCGTGACGGGCGGCCACGGCGGCGTGCATACGTTTTAGCGCCGCGAGGCGTTCCTGTTTAGTGGTCTGCGACCACGCCGGGAACGCCGCTTTCGCCGCCGCAACGGCGCGCTCCGCGTCAATCTCATCCGCCAGACGAACCTGGCCGATGACCTGCGCCGTCGCCGGGTTGTACAAATCAAACCACTCGTTGCCGTGCGGGGTAACAAATTCGCCGTTAATAAAGATCTGTTCGATGGTGTGCATATAAACCTCCTCAGGCTGTGTGAGCACAGTCTGTCACGGCTTCTCCATTCCGATAATCCACGCTATGCTGCAAGGGTTGTTTCGATTTTCAGGATAATCTATGCATCGTTCAGGTCTGACAGAGCTGGAAGTGGTGATGGCGGTCGTGCGACGCGGCAGCTTTCGCGCCGCCGCGCAGGAGCTGGGCATGTCAGCCACGGCGGTAAGCAACGCCATCGCCGGGCTGGAGAGCCGCCTTGATACCCGCCTCTTTAACCGCACCACCCGCAGCGTGGCGCTCACCGACGCCGGACAGCGCTACGTAGCGCGTATCGGCCCGGCCCTGCAGGAGATCCGTCTCGCCAGCGAGGAGATCCACAGCGACACCGGGGAACCCGCCGGCACGCTGCGTCTGAACGTGCCGAACCATATCGGCACCCTGTTTCTGGACCAGCTGCTGATCGACTTTATGATCCGCTACCCGAAGATGCGCGTAGAGACCGTCAGCGAAGCGCGAATGATCGACATCGTCGCGGAAGGCTACGACGCGGGGATCCGCCTTGAAGAGTCCGTGCCGCAGGACATGATCGCCGTGCCGCTGACCGGGGAGATCCGCCAGCTGGTTACCGCCACGCCGGACTATTTTGCCCGTCACGGCATTCCGCAGACGCCGGACGATCTGCTTTCGCATCAGGGGATCGGCATGCGTATGGCCCACGGCGGGATCTACCGCTGGGAGCTGGCGCGTCGGGGGGAAACGTACGCCCTTTCCGTCCCCCCGCGCTTTGCGACGTCCGATCTTTTTGCCTCGATCCGCGCCGTAAAAGCGGGATTAGGGGTGGGATTTTTGCCGGAACTGTATATCCGGGAAGAGCTGGAGCGTGGAGAACTGGTGAGCGTCTTAAACGACTGGGCGCAGCCCTTTGCCGGACTGCGCCTTTACTACCCCGGCCATCGCCACGTCCCGCCAGGCCTGCGGGCGCTGGTGGCGACGATCCGCGAGCGCGGAATTATTCCAGGTTAGCCTTGTTCAGCCCGTAAGCCGCGTCCAGCGAGCCCGGCGCCATGCGGGAGGTGATCCCCAGACGGTTCCAGGCGTTGATCGCCACGATGGCGAAGTTCAGCTCTGAAATCTCCACGTCCGAGAAGTGCTCCGCCACGCTGCGGTACAGCGCGTCGCTCACGCCGTGAACGCCAATCTGGGTCAGCGCTTCGGTGAATGCCAGCGCGGCTTTCTCGCGGGCGCTGAACAGCGGGGACTCGCGCCAGGCCGCCAGATGGTACAGGCGCAGCTCGCGCTCGCCGGCAATTTTGGCCTCTTTCGAGTGCATATCCAGGCAGAAGGTACAGCCGTTCAGCTGCGATACGCGAATGTCGATCAGGTGCTTCAGCGCCGGGTCGATGGAGGTTTTTGCCACCTCCATGCTCAGGGCAGACAGCGCGTTGGCGAGGGCGGGTGTAACTTTGTGGTGGTTAACGCGAGTGCTCATTGTCTTTCCTCTTTTTTGTGCGGCATATGTCATGCGATGCGGCAAATCTACGCCGTTCATGACATAGTAAAAAGACACAAAAAGCGTGAAACGAGGTAGGACATGAAGCCGGGCTATCACGAGATTTATTCCCGCTATCGCGACAACATCACGCGCGGCGTGCTGAAGCCGGGCGATAAGGTGCCTGCCATCCGCGTGCTGGCGGAAGAGCTGAAGGTGGCGCGTAAAACCGTCGAAACGGCGTATGCCATTCTGACGGGGGAAGGGTATCTGGTGAGCCAAGGGGCGCGCGGCACGCGGGTCAACCCGGATCTGCTGTTGCCGGATAAGAGTGCCCCTGCGGAACAGCCCACCGGCACGCTTCCGGCATCGCTCATCAGCCAGCGCGAGCGGGCCGGGTTTCTGCGCCCCGGCATCCCGGCCCTTGACAGCTTTCCGTATAAAAAATGGCTGCTGCTGGCGGGACAGGCGACGCGCGCCATGCGTCAGGAGGAGATGCTCAATCCGCCCGTTCTGGGCTGGTATCCGCTGCGCCAGGCCATCGCCAGCTATCTTAATATTTCACGCGGGCTGTCCTGCAGCGCCGAACAGGTGCTGATCACCAGCGGCTATAGCGGCAGCCTGCGGCTGATCCTCGACACGCTTGCCAGCCGCAGCGACAAGGTGGTGTTTGAAGATCCGGGCTATTTTATGGGCCAGCAGCTGCTCAAGCGGATCGTGCCGCGCCTGCACACGGTGCCGGTCGACCGCTGCGGCATCGATACGGACTACCTGCTCCGTCACCATCGCGACGCCCGTTTTGCCATCGTCACCCCGTCGCACCAGAGCCCGCTGGCGGTCACCCTCTCCCTACCGCGTAAACAGCAGCTGCTCGACTGGGCCAGCCAGAACGAGGCGTGGATTATCGAAGACGATTACGACGGTGAGTTTCACTACACCCGCAAGGTGCTGCCGTCGCTGAAAAGCCTCGACCAGCACGATCGGGTAATTTTTATGGGCACCTTCAGTAAAACCATCATGCCGTCGCTGCGCATGGGCTACGTGGTGATGCCCGCCAGCACCGTCGGGGCCTTTACCGACTGCGCGGACATTACCACCAGCGGCCAGCCGGTGCTGACGCAAAAGATCCTCACCGCGTTTCTCAACGAAGGGCATTTTTTCCGTCACCTGAAAAAGATGCGCGCGCTGTATCAGACCCGCCGCGACTGGATGATTGCGGCTCTCCGCGAGGTGTATGGCGATCTGTTTTTCACCGAGCAAAACGACGGCGGGATGCATATTGTGGCGTTCCTGACCAGAGGCAGCGGTGACCGGGAAGTGGCGCGCTGCTGGCAGGAACAGCAGCTGCAGGTGAATGCGCTTTCGGAGTGGTATCGCGGGTCGGGCAAACGCTACGGGCTGGTGATGGGCTATAACAACGTACGGTCGTATGAAGAGGCGGTGGCGTTGCTGCAGAGGCCGAAGCGGCAGACGCTTGCGCTGTTGAGCTGAAATCGCCGGGTGGCGGCTACGCCTTACCCGGCCTACGGTTTAAACATCATTGCGGGATAAACCAACGTCCTTGAGCTGCTCGTCGCTCATCTGGCTCAGGATGCGCCGGGTACGGTTGATGCGATACCAGTTGCAGATCGTTTTGCCGATCCAGACAAACACGACGAACGGACGTTTTGAACGGTTCTCATAGAATTCCATGATGCTCTCCTCACTGTACCAGTGGGGTTATCATCCTGGAAATCGGCCTGTGCAATACAGACTCAAAAACAGCTTTTGTTTAACATACAGATCCGCTAAAACAGTATCTGCATGCCAATTTTTACGGCAATCTGTACTGGTTTCACAATCTGTATGGTGAAAACAAAGGATACAGCATGACGCGCTATCAACATCTCGCCAACCTTCTGGCAGAACGCATTGAACAAGGGCTGTATCGCAGCGGCGAACGTCTGCCGTCGGTGCGCACGCTGAGCCAGGAGCACGGCGTGAGTATCAGCACCATACAGCAGGCCTATCAGATCCTCGAAAATCTCCAGCTGATCACCCCTCAGCCGCGCTCCGGCTATTTTGTCTCGCCGCGCAAGGCCCTGCCGCCGGTTCCGGCCATGACGCGCCCGGTGCAGCGCCCCGTGGACGTCACCCAGTGGGATGAGGTGATGATGCTGCTGGACGCCCGCGCCGACAAAGAGATGATCTCCTTCGGCGGCGGCTCGCCGGATATTAACCAGCCGAGCCTGAAGCCCCTGTGGCGCGAGATGAGCCGCATCGCGCAGCATAATCCTGCCGAGATGCTGAGCTATGACGTGCTCGACGGCCGCCTGGAGCTGCGCGAGCAGATCGCCCGCCTGATGCTGGACGGCGGCTCCACCGTAGCGGCGAACGAGATTGTCATCACCAACGGCTGCCACGGCGCGCTGTCGATTGCCCTGCTCTCGGTGTGCAAGCCGGGGGATATCGTGGCGGTGGAGTCGCCGTCGTTTCACGGCACCATGCAGATGCTGCGCGGGTTTGACATCAAGGCGATTGAAATTCCTACCGATCCCGAGACCGGGATCAGCATCGAGGCATTAGAGCTGGCGCTGGAGCAGTGGCCGATCAAGGCCGTGATTCTGGTGCCCAACTGCAATAACCCGCTCGGGTTTATCATGCCGGAAGCGCGGAAAAAGCAGGTTTTAGCCCTGGCCCAGCGGCACGATATCGTGATCGTGGAAGATGACATTTACGGCGAGCTGGCGGCGGAGTACCCGCGCCCGCGCACCATTCATTCGATGGATATCGACGGCCGCGTGATCCTCTGCAGCTCGTTTACCAAAACCGTGGCGCCGGGCCTGCGCGTCGGCTGGATTGTGCCGGGGCGCTATTACGACCGGGTGATGCACATGAAATACGCCGCGGGCGGGTTTAACGTGCCGGGCACGCAGATGGCGGTGGCGGCGTTTATTCGCGACGGCCATTACCATCGCCACGTGCGCCGTATGCGCCAGATTTATCAGCAGAATATGGAAACCTACACCTGCTGGGTGCGGCAGTATTTTCCGGCGGAGATTTGCGTCACGCGCCCGCAGGGAAGCTTCCTGCTGTGGATTGAGCTGCCGGAGAAGGTCGACATGGTGTGCGTCAGCAAGCAGCTGTGTCGGCTGAAGATCCAGGCCGCGGCCGGATCGCTGTTTTCCGCCTCCGGGAAGTACCGCAACTGTCTGCGGATCAACGTGGCGCTTCCGCCGACGGAGAAGAATCGCGAGGCGCTGAAGAAGATGGGTGAAGCGATTGTAATTG
This region of Enterobacter asburiae genomic DNA includes:
- a CDS encoding DUF445 domain-containing protein gives rise to the protein MEKIAELKRAKLLALSLLLIAAAAFITTLFLPQTFWVRGVKAIAEAAMVGALADWFAVVALFRRVPIPFISRHTAIIPRNKDRIGDNLGQFVQEKFLDTQSLVALIRRYEPAQMIGAWFSKPDNAQRVGLHLMQVMSGFLELTDDGRIQRLLKRAVHKAIDKVDFTETSAVMLESMTKNNRHQVLLDAIINRLITLIQRESTRDFIADQIVHWLKTEHPRKAMVLPTEWLGDQSAEMVSNAVNALLDDISHDRTHQIRQAFDRATLKLIDNLKNDPEMAAKADNIKHYLKNDEAFNRYLGEMWADLRQWLKADMQSEDSRVKQRIANAGLWFGETLSNDASLRASLNEHLEQAAHRLAPDFAAFLTRHISDTVKSWDAKDMSRQIELNIGKDLQFIRVNGTLVGGTIGLILFLLSQLPAVLGH
- a CDS encoding DUF2955 domain-containing protein, with amino-acid sequence MSISTLARVFTPHGNIVYTANDFRQTLRIVFAGMIALSISSFYNTSYGVFFVVYPIMLLSLVPVFNRHVAKQFIFSAALNCVEMIFIIGYLSQWPVIMTLVVFALYVMRFRFMSKGPLFLFGSMGVVCQSVMLNFMSYPTTNWHTLLFSNIEASIMAVCLSALMNYLLPDVEPRRPPPLIEKDDARVRHESLLSGTVATLIFVVFQISDLSDSLSALMAGILILFPMHYRGSVMSSIWRVVGVVLGCLYILVVQLILYDHSSHMLLMMPLIGLGLAFGARLHVMEKVGAGVGFSSITTIGIMFGQNMHPDTDLVFSDLYRITSVTFSLVATLTMVFLVHLILNRFEATRYVIAPPKVD
- a CDS encoding HlyD family secretion protein — its product is MMTPEQKFARWVRVSIASFLLMFVYFIVADIWIPLTPDSTVMRVVTPVSPRVSGYVAAVHVHNNSQVKKGDLLFELDDTPFRNKVEAAQIALEQARLSNEQLDAQIAAAQASLKTAVLTARNDKVTFDRYQKLSTLQNVSQADLDKVRTAWQSSEQSVSSIQANIHNLRIQRGERDEHRNVTLQKYRNALDDAELNLGWTKVYAQADGTVSNLQLSPGFYASSGSAALALVNNQTDIVADFREKSLRHTHQGTDAAVVFDAFPGHVFRAHVTSSDAGILAGQEAVNGQLSEPETSNRWVRDAQRMRIHVTLDEALPKHLPTGARATVQLYNSEGPFARFFSGMQIHLVSLLHYVY
- a CDS encoding MarR family winged helix-turn-helix transcriptional regulator; its protein translation is MSEEELFSRRPMGMRMAMIVRQWRAVIDDAILDTGLTQSSWTVMMQLHQLGDNVSVSELAEVQGIELPPLMRTLTQLEKQGYLLRSVSPYDKRIRLLTLTPEGKALLQRLTRVIETYQARVSQNIAPEHIDIFSATLNQFACNLRTIREEDNKTEK
- a CDS encoding ArsR/SmtB family transcription factor, whose protein sequence is MADPSRVKMLCALMDGRAWTATELSAAADVAPSTASGHLARLVEGQLITCLDWSERRFHLGGEAGAALLIHLESKGWIQRVAGYREVVVTASGKSAVQRLFSR
- a CDS encoding aldehyde dehydrogenase family protein, with product MHTIEQIFINGEFVTPHGNEWFDLYNPATAQVIGQVRLADEIDAERAVAAAKAAFPAWSQTTKQERLAALKRMHAAVAARHDDLLEAVIEEYGAPASRSAWMASYPAEVIAQAIEALEAFEFITPAGAATVQMTPLGVAGLITPWNSDAGFICGKLAAALAAGCTAVIKPSEMSALQTRIVTEALRDAALPPGVFNIVTGRGETVGETISRHPDVAKISFTGSTNTGKAILRNAAESFKRVTLELGGKSPTILLDDVDLAQAIPLVIQAGFMNSGQACVAGTRILVPQARKAEIEAALAQAVAAVKSGDPRDSATDVGPMVSEKQWQRVQGYIRKGIEEGARLLAGGEGRPDGTRDGWFVRPTLFADVNNQMTVARDEIFGPVLCAIPYRDEGEAIAIANDTDYGLSAMVLGGDANRARRVAQQIVSGRVLVNTLAHEPKAPFGGFKHSGVGREMGEWGIRAFMEPRSILS
- a CDS encoding LysR family transcriptional regulator — encoded protein: MHRSGLTELEVVMAVVRRGSFRAAAQELGMSATAVSNAIAGLESRLDTRLFNRTTRSVALTDAGQRYVARIGPALQEIRLASEEIHSDTGEPAGTLRLNVPNHIGTLFLDQLLIDFMIRYPKMRVETVSEARMIDIVAEGYDAGIRLEESVPQDMIAVPLTGEIRQLVTATPDYFARHGIPQTPDDLLSHQGIGMRMAHGGIYRWELARRGETYALSVPPRFATSDLFASIRAVKAGLGVGFLPELYIREELERGELVSVLNDWAQPFAGLRLYYPGHRHVPPGLRALVATIRERGIIPG
- a CDS encoding carboxymuconolactone decarboxylase family protein; the protein is MSTRVNHHKVTPALANALSALSMEVAKTSIDPALKHLIDIRVSQLNGCTFCLDMHSKEAKIAGERELRLYHLAAWRESPLFSAREKAALAFTEALTQIGVHGVSDALYRSVAEHFSDVEISELNFAIVAINAWNRLGITSRMAPGSLDAAYGLNKANLE
- a CDS encoding PLP-dependent aminotransferase family protein yields the protein MKPGYHEIYSRYRDNITRGVLKPGDKVPAIRVLAEELKVARKTVETAYAILTGEGYLVSQGARGTRVNPDLLLPDKSAPAEQPTGTLPASLISQRERAGFLRPGIPALDSFPYKKWLLLAGQATRAMRQEEMLNPPVLGWYPLRQAIASYLNISRGLSCSAEQVLITSGYSGSLRLILDTLASRSDKVVFEDPGYFMGQQLLKRIVPRLHTVPVDRCGIDTDYLLRHHRDARFAIVTPSHQSPLAVTLSLPRKQQLLDWASQNEAWIIEDDYDGEFHYTRKVLPSLKSLDQHDRVIFMGTFSKTIMPSLRMGYVVMPASTVGAFTDCADITTSGQPVLTQKILTAFLNEGHFFRHLKKMRALYQTRRDWMIAALREVYGDLFFTEQNDGGMHIVAFLTRGSGDREVARCWQEQQLQVNALSEWYRGSGKRYGLVMGYNNVRSYEEAVALLQRPKRQTLALLS
- a CDS encoding DUF1127 domain-containing protein, translated to MEFYENRSKRPFVVFVWIGKTICNWYRINRTRRILSQMSDEQLKDVGLSRNDV
- a CDS encoding PLP-dependent aminotransferase family protein, whose product is MTRYQHLANLLAERIEQGLYRSGERLPSVRTLSQEHGVSISTIQQAYQILENLQLITPQPRSGYFVSPRKALPPVPAMTRPVQRPVDVTQWDEVMMLLDARADKEMISFGGGSPDINQPSLKPLWREMSRIAQHNPAEMLSYDVLDGRLELREQIARLMLDGGSTVAANEIVITNGCHGALSIALLSVCKPGDIVAVESPSFHGTMQMLRGFDIKAIEIPTDPETGISIEALELALEQWPIKAVILVPNCNNPLGFIMPEARKKQVLALAQRHDIVIVEDDIYGELAAEYPRPRTIHSMDIDGRVILCSSFTKTVAPGLRVGWIVPGRYYDRVMHMKYAAGGFNVPGTQMAVAAFIRDGHYHRHVRRMRQIYQQNMETYTCWVRQYFPAEICVTRPQGSFLLWIELPEKVDMVCVSKQLCRLKIQAAAGSLFSASGKYRNCLRINVALPPTEKNREALKKMGEAIVIAMEE